One window from the genome of Methylomarinovum caldicuralii encodes:
- a CDS encoding IS4 family transposase, whose amino-acid sequence MHHRTPPPATPPDLGAIVRIVAGFGGWLGRKNDPPPGPKALWQGMTKLSAYVEAVTAIRAAEIKFPQRKRIRH is encoded by the coding sequence ATCCACCATCGCACCCCGCCGCCCGCGACGCCGCCGGATTTGGGCGCCATCGTCCGCATCGTGGCCGGCTTTGGCGGCTGGCTGGGGCGCAAGAACGATCCCCCACCCGGCCCCAAAGCCCTGTGGCAGGGCATGACCAAACTGAGCGCCTACGTGGAGGCCGTGACCGCCATCCGGGCGGCTGAGATCAAGTTCCCTCAGAGAAAACGGATAAGACATTGA